A window of Malania oleifera isolate guangnan ecotype guangnan chromosome 5, ASM2987363v1, whole genome shotgun sequence contains these coding sequences:
- the LOC131154926 gene encoding CCG-binding protein 1: MMIRSVPVSSSSVSSSSSVLCNDLHLSVSSTRFASTICCSSRSNASIPKLEPFSRSKLDRALKDPPLIEKSENDIADYCSTLEGDNSYSCWRAYFELKDLERESPKEDVEKLIIQAGGVKSLIGILHGIAAIHKEKKEKELLGAAQVSTAKAEEKRERPFPVPDGLPKSAEELEEEEKGRMPDSPFTRLLRTIGEFPAWYSPAPDHETD; this comes from the exons ATGATGATCAGATCAGTTcctgtttcttcttcttctgtttcttcttcttcttctgtcttgTGCAATGATCTTCATCTCTCGGTTTCTTCCACCAGATTTGCTTCCACGATCTGTTGTTCCTCGAGAAGCAATGCCTCCATCCCGAAGCTCGAGCCTTTTAGCAGAAGCAAGCTTGATCGGGCCCTCAAGGACCCTCCGCTGATTGAGAAATCCGAAAACGATATAGCAG ATTACTGTTCAACTCTCGAGGGAGACAATTCGTATAGCTGCTGGAGAGCATATTTTGAACTCAAAGATCTGGAg CGGGAGTCTCCAAAAGAGGATGTAGAGAAGCTTATTATTCAAGCCGGTGGTGTGAAGTCTCTGATTGGTATCTTGCACGGAATCGCAGCCATCCACAaggagaaaaaggaaaaggagCTGCTTGGAGCGGCGCAGGTGAGTACTGCAAAGgcagaagagaagagagagaggccTTTCCCGGTGCCGGACGGGCTGCCGAAGTCGGCGGAGGAACTGGAGGAGGAGGAGAAAGGCAGAATGCCAGACTCCCCATTCACCAGACTGCTTAGAACCATTGGCGAGTTCCCTGCATGGTATTCCCCTGCTCCAGACCATGAAACAGATTGA